The following nucleotide sequence is from Allocatelliglobosispora scoriae.
CAGGTAGTCGTAGACCGGGGTCGCGTGGTGGAACTCGGTCTGGCTCATCGGCAGGTCGTGGCTGAACCGGCCGTCGATGTTGTAGCCGACGCAGACCGGGACCTGCTCCAACCCGCTGAGGATGTCGAGCTTGGTGATGACGAGGTCGGTGATCCCGTTGAGCCGCACGGCGTATCGCCCGATCACGGCGTCGAACCACCCGGTCCGGCGCGGACGGCCGGTCGTCGTGCCGTATTCGCCGCCGAGCTTGCGAAGGTGCTCGCCCATGTCGTCGTGCAGCTCGGTCGGGAAGGGCCCCGAACCGACGCGAGTCGCGTACGCCTTGGCGACGCCGATCACCTTGGTGACCTTGGTCGGCGGGATGCCGCTGCCGACGCAGGCACCGGCCGCGATCGGGTTCGACGAGGTCACGAACGGGTAGGTGCCGTGGTCCAGGTCGAGCATCGTGGCCTGGGCGCCCTCGAGGAAGACGACCTTGTCCTGGTCGAGCGCGTCCCACAGGATCGCCTTGGTGTCGACGATCATGTGCTTGAGGCGCTCGGCGTACTCCAGGTACTCGTTGAAGACCTGGTCGACGTCGATCGCCTTGCGGTTGTAGACCTTGAAGAGGATCTGGTTCTTCTCGCGGAGGACGAGCTCCAGCTTCTTGCGCAGGATGCCCGGATCGAGCAGGTCCTGGGCACGGATGCCCATCCGCGAGAC
It contains:
- a CDS encoding adenylosuccinate synthase; this encodes MPAIVLIGAQWGDEGKGKVTDLLGERVDYVVRYSGGNNAGHTVVTPDGQKYALHLMPSGALSPNAIIVIGNGVVIDPKVLLAEIDGLTERGVNTDRLLISGDAHLIMPHHRALDRVVERYLGTGRIGTTGRGIGPAYGDKVSRMGIRAQDLLDPGILRKKLELVLREKNQILFKVYNRKAIDVDQVFNEYLEYAERLKHMIVDTKAILWDALDQDKVVFLEGAQATMLDLDHGTYPFVTSSNPIAAGACVGSGIPPTKVTKVIGVAKAYATRVGSGPFPTELHDDMGEHLRKLGGEYGTTTGRPRRTGWFDAVIGRYAVRLNGITDLVITKLDILSGLEQVPVCVGYNIDGRFSHDLPMSQTEFHHATPVYDYLPGWWEDISKCRTFEELPPNAQAYILQLEELCGTRISMIGVGPGRQENVLRYDLLG